Proteins from a single region of Candidatus Methylomirabilota bacterium:
- the ugpB gene encoding sn-glycerol-3-phosphate ABC transporter substrate-binding protein UgpB has product MPYTTTRWSSVTTTLLLVAAVLSLPAPAFAKTEIQFWHAMTGQLNDAVNELVKQFNESQAEYEVKPLRKGTYAETLTAAIAAYRQRQAPHIVQVFDVGTQTMMLSGAIVPVYQLMKEQEIAVDWKDFIAPVVGYYSKDGNLYSMPFNSSTPILYYNKDAFQKAGLDPSKPPQTWKQVEEYSKKLISSGATKCGFSTGWPSWVQVENMHALHDQPFATKHNGFDGLDVQLLINREFGVKHLTQLAAWQKDHVFSYGGRAGTADPKFLSGECGMYMQSSALIGGFTKGATFKWGTGQLPTYGPPYKRATSIIGGATLWVMKGKPAAENRGTARFLKFISDTNQQMWWHVTTGYLAISNSAVKNLEAGYHFKKHPDQFTAFAQLTKGQATANSQGLRLGNFVQIRDVIEAEMENIFAGKKAPKQGLDDAVAKSNEILKEFAAANKQ; this is encoded by the coding sequence ATGCCATACACGACGACGCGCTGGTCCTCGGTCACGACCACGCTGCTCCTGGTCGCCGCGGTGCTCTCTCTTCCCGCCCCCGCCTTCGCGAAGACCGAGATCCAGTTCTGGCACGCCATGACCGGCCAGCTGAACGACGCGGTCAACGAGCTGGTGAAGCAGTTCAACGAGAGCCAGGCCGAGTACGAGGTGAAGCCGCTCCGCAAGGGCACCTACGCGGAGACCCTCACCGCGGCCATCGCGGCCTACCGCCAGCGCCAGGCGCCCCACATCGTGCAGGTGTTCGACGTGGGCACCCAGACCATGATGCTCTCCGGCGCGATCGTGCCCGTGTACCAGCTCATGAAGGAGCAGGAGATCGCGGTGGACTGGAAGGACTTCATCGCGCCGGTGGTGGGCTACTACTCCAAGGACGGCAACCTCTACTCGATGCCATTCAACTCCTCCACCCCGATCCTCTACTACAACAAGGACGCCTTCCAGAAGGCCGGCCTCGACCCGAGCAAGCCGCCCCAGACGTGGAAGCAGGTGGAGGAGTACAGCAAGAAGCTGATCTCATCGGGGGCGACCAAGTGCGGTTTCTCCACCGGCTGGCCCTCGTGGGTCCAGGTCGAGAACATGCACGCGCTGCACGACCAGCCGTTCGCCACCAAGCACAACGGCTTCGACGGTCTCGACGTGCAGCTCCTGATCAACCGGGAGTTCGGGGTGAAGCACCTCACGCAGCTCGCGGCCTGGCAGAAGGACCACGTCTTCTCCTACGGAGGGCGCGCGGGCACCGCCGACCCCAAGTTCCTGAGCGGCGAGTGCGGGATGTACATGCAGTCGTCCGCCCTGATCGGCGGCTTCACCAAGGGCGCGACCTTCAAGTGGGGCACCGGCCAGCTGCCGACCTACGGGCCGCCGTACAAGCGCGCCACCTCGATCATCGGGGGCGCCACCCTCTGGGTGATGAAGGGCAAGCCGGCGGCGGAGAATCGGGGCACCGCGCGCTTCCTCAAGTTCATCTCGGACACCAACCAGCAGATGTGGTGGCACGTCACCACCGGGTACCTGGCGATCTCGAACAGCGCGGTGAAGAACCTGGAGGCCGGCTACCACTTCAAGAAGCACCCCGACCAGTTCACCGCCTTCGCGCAGCTCACCAAGGGGCAGGCCACCGCCAACAGCCAGGGCCTTCGGCTGGGCAACTTCGTGCAGATCCGCGACGTGATCGAGGCCGAGATGGAGAACATCTTCGCGGGCAAGAAGGCGCCCAAGCAGGGGCTCGACGACGCGGTCGCCAAGTCCAACGAGATCCTGAAAGAGTTCGCGGCCGCGAACAAGCAGTAG
- the nuoL gene encoding NADH-quinone oxidoreductase subunit L: MSRLVWLIPLFPLAGAVVNALLGRLIGHKAHWLAVSAPLASFVTSCFVFNRVWHGETWTGDLFPWVVAEPFHTAVTAQVDQLTAVMLLVVTGVGFLIHVYSVGYMHGDGGYARFFTYMNLFVFSMVMLVLAGNFLVLYVFWEAVGLCSYLLIGFWYEKQSASDAGKKAFIVNRVGDFGFGLGIMLIWVTFGTLTYSEVFAKADGSVGGGVYLAIALLLFMGATGKSAQLPLFTWLPDAMEGPTPVSALIHAATMVTAGVYMVARCHKLFEMAPLSLEIVAWVGGLTAVFAATIGLVQTDIKRVLAYSTISQLGYMFVGVGVGAYSAGIFHLISHAFFKALLFLGAGSVIHGLGGEQDLRKMGGLAPRMMTTTVTFLVGAFGLAGVPPLSGFFSKDEILASVFHEHHYVLWLLLMVGAFLTAFYTFRLVFLAFFGGPRMSKEVAHHIHESPASMTVPLIVLAILTVVAGLAVGIPSSHGTAFARFLSPVLPLDEAEHSAGVAFSLLVLSALVAISGVAVAWLVYGRSPARATSIGVARNPVHRLLLNGYYVDQIYDAVIVKPIYHLSLWFARIFDPSVIDGIVNGVAAAMAGWARGLRRVQTGFVMNYAFGILLGAVAVVAYLLTRR, translated from the coding sequence ATGTCACGACTCGTCTGGCTGATCCCGCTGTTCCCGCTCGCCGGCGCCGTCGTCAACGCCCTCCTCGGGCGCCTCATCGGCCACAAGGCGCACTGGCTCGCGGTATCTGCGCCGCTGGCCTCGTTCGTCACCTCGTGCTTCGTCTTCAACCGGGTGTGGCACGGCGAGACGTGGACCGGTGATCTCTTCCCGTGGGTGGTGGCGGAGCCGTTCCACACCGCGGTCACCGCCCAGGTCGATCAGCTCACCGCGGTGATGCTGCTCGTGGTGACCGGGGTGGGCTTCCTCATCCACGTCTACTCCGTGGGCTACATGCACGGCGATGGGGGCTACGCCCGCTTCTTCACCTACATGAACCTGTTCGTGTTCTCGATGGTGATGCTGGTGCTCGCCGGCAACTTCCTCGTCCTCTACGTCTTCTGGGAAGCGGTGGGCCTCTGCTCGTACCTGCTCATCGGCTTCTGGTACGAGAAGCAATCGGCCTCCGACGCGGGCAAGAAGGCCTTCATCGTGAACCGGGTCGGCGACTTCGGCTTCGGCCTCGGCATCATGCTGATCTGGGTCACCTTCGGGACGCTGACCTATTCGGAGGTCTTCGCCAAGGCCGACGGCAGCGTCGGCGGCGGTGTGTACCTGGCCATCGCGCTGCTGCTGTTCATGGGCGCGACCGGCAAGTCCGCCCAGCTGCCGCTCTTCACCTGGCTGCCCGACGCGATGGAGGGGCCCACCCCGGTGTCGGCCCTCATCCACGCGGCCACCATGGTGACCGCGGGCGTGTACATGGTGGCGCGCTGCCACAAGCTCTTCGAGATGGCGCCGCTGAGCCTGGAGATCGTGGCCTGGGTGGGCGGGCTCACCGCGGTGTTCGCGGCCACCATCGGGCTCGTGCAGACCGACATCAAGCGCGTGCTGGCCTACTCCACCATCAGCCAGCTCGGCTACATGTTCGTCGGGGTCGGCGTCGGGGCGTACTCGGCCGGCATCTTCCACCTGATCTCGCACGCGTTCTTCAAGGCCCTGCTGTTCCTGGGCGCGGGCAGCGTGATCCACGGCCTGGGCGGCGAGCAGGACCTGCGCAAGATGGGCGGCCTCGCGCCGCGCATGATGACCACCACCGTGACCTTCCTGGTCGGCGCCTTCGGCCTCGCCGGGGTGCCGCCCCTCTCCGGCTTCTTCTCGAAGGACGAGATCCTGGCCTCGGTGTTCCACGAGCACCACTACGTGCTGTGGCTGCTCCTGATGGTCGGCGCCTTCCTCACCGCGTTCTACACGTTCCGCCTCGTGTTCCTCGCCTTCTTCGGCGGCCCGCGCATGTCGAAGGAGGTGGCGCACCATATCCACGAATCGCCCGCGTCCATGACCGTCCCGCTGATCGTCCTCGCGATCCTGACCGTGGTGGCCGGCCTCGCGGTGGGCATTCCGTCCTCGCACGGGACCGCCTTCGCGCGCTTCCTCTCCCCGGTGCTGCCGCTGGACGAGGCCGAGCACAGCGCGGGCGTGGCCTTCTCGCTGCTGGTGCTCTCGGCGCTGGTGGCCATTTCGGGGGTGGCGGTGGCCTGGCTCGTGTACGGGCGCAGCCCGGCGCGCGCCACCTCCATCGGGGTGGCCCGGAACCCGGTCCACCGCCTGCTCCTGAACGGCTACTACGTCGACCAGATCTACGACGCGGTGATCGTCAAGCCGATCTACCACCTGTCGCTCTGGTTCGCGCGCATCTTCGACCCGAGCGTGATCGACGGCATCGTGAACGGGGTCGCCGCCGCGATGGCGGGCTGGGCGCGTGGCCTGCGCCGGGTGCAGACCGGGTTCGTGATGAACTACGCCTTCGGCATCCTGCTCGGCGCGGTGGCGGTGGTGGCCTACCTGCTCACGCGCCGGTAG
- a CDS encoding ABC transporter substrate-binding protein, which yields MDRRGFLSRGSLGLAAGMAPTTVRRAAAETTRKRELVVAQSFDVTSLDPHGSTLSNDWRVAFNLFDTLVRRHPDGTLHPALATAWRRTTPTTWQLALRPDVRWHDGTPFTSADAKYSLDRTHDPRVKAARILGSWWTAAIERTEAPDPATLIIHTRWPDLLMPGRLASCVGSIVPWAYVDRVGFKVFNERPIGSGPFRFVSQTRGDRCVLDANPDYWGGRVDVDRVVFQSVPDHARRADLLLRGAADLIVPLAPEDRARVAAAPSTRVAGVLYAGLYVLAVNVWVAPLSNPLIRQALSLAIDRETILKELWRGRGVVPNGPIPRGDAAHDASRPPLPYDPGAARQRLKQAGYRGEAIHFETTAGMIANDRAMAEAIAEMWEDVGVKVVLDVIDTAVRHQKNRQQAFKGVWWSDPTSIIRDPDGMMGRLLSPGQAHDYWRHDEFDRLAVAARRSGDESARAETYREMTRIFLEENPWIVVLQPIEDYGLQRYVEFTPSPDQQFDLRRANFRMRRA from the coding sequence ATGGACCGTCGGGGATTTCTCTCGCGCGGCTCCCTGGGACTGGCCGCCGGCATGGCGCCGACGACGGTGCGCCGCGCCGCCGCGGAGACGACGAGGAAGCGGGAGCTGGTGGTCGCCCAGTCCTTCGACGTCACCAGCCTCGATCCTCACGGATCCACCCTGTCGAACGACTGGCGCGTGGCCTTCAACCTCTTCGACACCCTCGTCCGCCGTCATCCCGACGGCACCCTGCACCCGGCCCTCGCGACTGCCTGGAGGCGGACGACGCCCACGACCTGGCAGCTCGCCCTGCGGCCCGACGTGCGCTGGCACGACGGGACGCCGTTCACCTCGGCCGACGCCAAGTACAGTCTCGACCGGACCCATGACCCCCGAGTGAAGGCCGCCCGCATCCTCGGATCCTGGTGGACCGCGGCGATCGAGCGGACCGAGGCGCCCGATCCCGCGACGCTGATCATCCATACCCGCTGGCCCGATCTGCTCATGCCGGGGCGCCTCGCGTCGTGCGTGGGGTCCATCGTCCCCTGGGCGTACGTCGACCGCGTGGGGTTCAAGGTCTTCAACGAGCGTCCGATCGGCAGCGGGCCCTTCCGCTTCGTGTCGCAGACCCGGGGCGACCGATGTGTCCTCGACGCCAATCCGGACTATTGGGGTGGCCGTGTCGACGTCGATCGGGTGGTCTTCCAGTCGGTCCCGGATCATGCGCGGCGGGCGGACCTGCTCCTCCGCGGTGCGGCCGACCTGATCGTGCCGCTGGCCCCCGAGGACCGCGCCCGCGTGGCGGCCGCGCCGTCCACCCGCGTCGCCGGCGTGCTCTACGCGGGTCTCTACGTGCTCGCGGTCAACGTCTGGGTCGCCCCCTTGAGCAACCCGTTGATCCGGCAGGCGCTGTCCCTCGCCATCGACCGGGAGACCATCCTCAAGGAGCTCTGGCGCGGCCGCGGTGTGGTGCCGAACGGACCCATCCCCCGCGGAGACGCCGCGCACGATGCGTCGCGGCCACCCCTGCCGTACGATCCCGGGGCCGCGCGCCAGCGGCTCAAGCAGGCGGGCTACCGGGGCGAAGCGATCCACTTCGAGACGACGGCGGGCATGATCGCCAACGACCGGGCCATGGCCGAGGCCATCGCCGAGATGTGGGAGGACGTCGGGGTCAAGGTCGTGCTCGACGTCATCGACACCGCCGTCCGCCACCAGAAGAACCGGCAGCAGGCCTTCAAGGGTGTCTGGTGGTCGGATCCGACCTCGATCATCCGCGACCCCGACGGCATGATGGGACGACTGCTCAGCCCGGGCCAGGCGCACGACTACTGGCGCCACGACGAGTTCGACCGCCTCGCGGTCGCCGCGCGGCGGAGCGGGGACGAGAGCGCTCGGGCCGAGACCTACCGGGAGATGACCAGGATCTTCCTCGAAGAGAACCCGTGGATCGTGGTCTTGCAGCCGATCGAGGACTACGGACTGCAGCGCTACGTGGAGTTCACGCCCAGTCCGGACCAGCAGTTCGACCTGCGCCGGGCCAACTTCCGGATGCGGCGCGCCTGA
- a CDS encoding HAD-IIA family hydrolase, producing MVPRLPYRGWLFDLDGTVYLGERLIPGADAVIAAIRGAGRRVAFLSNKPLETRADYAAKLTRLGVPAAPDDVINSSLVLARYLRDRDPGAPVFVIGEPPMRNEMAAHGFEVRPDERVRWVVIAFDRTFDYAKLNVALQAVRGGARLIATNPDRTCPVEGGEIPDCAGMIAAVEAVTDRKVETIVGKPSPIILEVALAALGVPAREAAIVGDRIETDIVMGRRLGLGTVLVLSGVTRADDARIAAVAPDHVLQSIRDLVE from the coding sequence GTGGTTCCTCGCCTCCCCTACCGCGGCTGGCTCTTCGACCTCGACGGCACCGTCTATCTGGGCGAGCGCCTGATCCCCGGCGCCGACGCGGTCATCGCGGCGATCCGCGGGGCGGGCCGGCGCGTGGCGTTCCTGTCCAACAAGCCGCTCGAGACCCGCGCGGACTACGCGGCCAAGCTCACGCGCCTCGGGGTGCCCGCCGCGCCCGACGACGTCATCAACTCCTCGCTGGTGCTCGCGCGCTACCTGCGCGACCGCGATCCCGGCGCGCCGGTCTTCGTCATCGGCGAGCCGCCGATGCGGAACGAGATGGCCGCCCACGGCTTCGAGGTGCGGCCGGACGAGCGGGTGCGCTGGGTGGTGATCGCGTTCGATCGCACCTTCGACTACGCGAAATTGAACGTCGCCCTGCAGGCGGTGAGGGGCGGCGCGCGCCTGATCGCCACGAATCCCGACCGCACCTGCCCGGTGGAGGGGGGTGAGATCCCCGACTGCGCCGGGATGATCGCGGCGGTCGAGGCGGTCACCGACCGGAAGGTGGAGACGATCGTGGGCAAGCCCTCGCCGATCATCCTGGAGGTGGCGCTCGCCGCCCTCGGGGTGCCGGCGCGCGAAGCCGCGATCGTGGGCGACCGCATCGAGACCGACATCGTGATGGGACGGCGGCTCGGGCTCGGCACCGTGCTCGTGCTGAGCGGGGTCACGCGCGCCGACGACGCCCGAATCGCCGCGGTGGCTCCGGACCACGTGTTACAGTCGATCCGAGATCTGGTGGAGTGA
- a CDS encoding glycerol-3-phosphate dehydrogenase/oxidase — translation MRVTSDRLTALNDTELDAVVIGGGMAGAGVARDLALRGASVALFEKGDFASGTSSKSSKLIHGGLRYLELADFKLVRESLREKKTLERLAPHLVRPLPFLVPIYRGAARGLIKVRLGMWLYDLLTPGKTTERYRVLNPAAALALVPSVQAQDLRGAGYYFDDLLLYPERLCLENVLSAVRHGTRAFNYCEIEEFVHGRGGVEGVQARDLLSGQVQTVRAKTIVNCAGPWVDRVRAMARVADRTPQLLRTTKGIHCLLPRMTDRAVYLSAHDERMIFVIPWREFSLVGTTDTDFTGDPDRLWATREEVTYLLDEVAKVLPDKRVALENVSYTYAGVRPLSYEPGASATRVSRDHQVVPEGPDGRFLSVTGTKLTCFRSLAEDVGDRVMRALGRREPSRTGRAMLDGTDEDAGKIEVRAWMDVSEEMAATGLSRSGLRMLVETYGRTYPRVLDLARKLPDGYERLCPSNLEIVAQLHHAVREEMAVSLQDVLLRRTGIGQSRCQGLDCAESIAGRMAELAGWSRRRLEAEIAAYLEHVERSRRFRQR, via the coding sequence GTGAGAGTGACGTCGGACCGACTGACCGCGCTGAACGACACCGAGCTGGACGCGGTGGTGATCGGCGGCGGCATGGCCGGCGCGGGCGTCGCGCGCGACCTGGCCCTGCGCGGCGCCTCGGTCGCCCTCTTCGAGAAGGGCGACTTCGCCTCGGGCACGTCCTCGAAATCCTCGAAGCTGATCCACGGCGGGCTCCGCTACCTCGAGCTGGCCGATTTCAAGCTGGTGCGCGAGTCGTTGCGCGAGAAGAAGACGCTCGAGCGGCTGGCGCCCCACCTGGTGCGGCCGCTCCCCTTCCTGGTGCCGATCTACCGGGGCGCCGCGCGCGGCCTCATCAAGGTCCGCCTCGGCATGTGGCTGTACGACCTGCTGACGCCGGGCAAGACCACCGAGCGCTACCGGGTGCTGAACCCGGCGGCCGCGCTCGCCCTGGTGCCGAGCGTGCAGGCCCAGGATCTGCGGGGCGCCGGCTACTACTTTGACGATCTGCTCCTCTACCCGGAGCGCCTGTGCCTGGAGAACGTCCTCTCCGCGGTGCGCCACGGGACGCGGGCCTTCAACTACTGCGAGATCGAGGAATTCGTGCACGGCCGGGGCGGCGTCGAGGGCGTGCAGGCGCGCGATCTGCTGAGCGGGCAGGTGCAGACGGTGCGGGCGAAGACCATCGTCAACTGCGCGGGCCCGTGGGTCGATCGCGTTCGGGCCATGGCGCGGGTGGCCGACCGGACCCCGCAGCTGCTCCGCACCACCAAGGGCATCCACTGCCTGCTGCCGCGCATGACCGACCGCGCGGTCTATCTCTCCGCCCACGACGAGCGCATGATCTTCGTCATCCCGTGGCGCGAGTTCTCGCTGGTCGGGACCACCGACACCGACTTCACCGGCGATCCGGATCGGCTCTGGGCGACCCGCGAGGAGGTCACGTATCTGCTGGACGAGGTCGCCAAGGTGCTGCCCGACAAGCGGGTGGCGCTGGAGAACGTGTCCTATACCTACGCGGGCGTGCGGCCGCTGTCCTACGAGCCGGGCGCCTCGGCCACTCGCGTCTCCCGCGACCACCAGGTGGTCCCCGAGGGCCCCGACGGCCGATTCCTGTCCGTCACGGGGACCAAGCTCACCTGCTTCCGCAGCCTGGCCGAGGACGTGGGCGACCGGGTGATGCGCGCGCTCGGCCGGCGCGAGCCCTCGCGCACCGGCCGCGCGATGCTGGACGGCACCGACGAGGACGCCGGCAAGATCGAGGTGCGCGCCTGGATGGACGTCTCCGAGGAGATGGCGGCGACCGGGCTGTCCAGGTCCGGGCTCCGGATGCTGGTGGAGACCTACGGCCGGACCTATCCGCGCGTGCTCGATCTGGCCCGCAAGCTGCCCGACGGCTACGAGCGCCTCTGCCCGAGCAATCTCGAGATCGTGGCCCAGCTCCACCACGCGGTGCGCGAGGAGATGGCGGTGTCGCTGCAGGACGTGCTGCTGCGCCGCACCGGCATCGGCCAGAGCCGGTGCCAGGGTCTCGATTGCGCCGAGTCCATCGCGGGACGCATGGCCGAGCTGGCCGGCTGGTCCCGTCGCCGGCTCGAGGCGGAGATCGCGGCCTACCTCGAGCACGTGGAGCGCAGTCGGCGGTTCCGCCAGCGATGA
- a CDS encoding NADH-quinone oxidoreductase subunit M, giving the protein MAYLLTLVTFLPALGALLVLALPRRQDSAVRYATLLTTAATFVISLPLYFRFDPSLADYQFVEQRPWIPSLGVTYHLGVDGISVLLVLLTTFLMPLVILSSWTSVESRWKEFAITMLLLETGMVGVFVSLDLFLFYVFWEAMLIPMYLIIGIWGGPNRVYAAVKFILYTLTGSLLMLVAILVLYFQHGVATNIYTFDLPVLARYVVPAGTTQNLLFLAFALAFAIKVPMFPFHTWLPDAHVEAPTAGSVILAGVLLKMGTYGFLRFCLPLFPTASLHYAPLIFALSVIGIIYGAWVSTVQADIKKLVAYSSVSHLGFVVLGLFTLTPQGLVGGLIQMVNHGLSTGALFLMVGMIYERRHTRLIADFGGLWSVIPAFSAIFLIVCLSSLGLPGLNGFVGEFLVLLGAFQVDRLAAVLGTSGIIFAAVYLLWMYQRVCFGPVASEANRRLRDLTPREWAVLLPVLLFIFWIGVYPTTFTAMTEPSVQALITQVQSKAQATAAMVAPR; this is encoded by the coding sequence ATGGCCTATCTCCTCACCCTGGTCACGTTCCTCCCCGCGCTGGGCGCGCTGCTGGTGCTGGCCCTGCCCCGGCGCCAGGACTCGGCGGTCCGGTACGCGACGCTGCTGACCACCGCGGCGACCTTCGTGATCTCGCTGCCCCTCTACTTCCGCTTCGATCCTTCGCTCGCCGACTACCAGTTCGTGGAGCAGCGGCCGTGGATCCCCTCGCTCGGGGTGACGTACCACCTCGGGGTGGACGGCATCAGCGTGCTGCTGGTCCTGCTGACCACGTTCCTGATGCCGCTGGTCATCCTGTCGTCGTGGACCTCGGTGGAGTCGCGCTGGAAGGAATTCGCGATCACCATGCTGCTCCTGGAGACCGGCATGGTCGGGGTCTTCGTGTCCCTCGACCTCTTCCTCTTCTACGTCTTCTGGGAGGCGATGCTGATCCCGATGTACCTGATCATCGGGATCTGGGGCGGGCCCAACCGGGTCTACGCCGCGGTCAAGTTCATCCTCTATACGTTGACCGGCTCGCTCCTGATGCTGGTGGCCATCCTGGTGCTCTACTTCCAGCACGGAGTCGCCACCAATATCTACACGTTCGACCTGCCGGTGCTCGCCCGGTACGTGGTGCCGGCCGGGACGACCCAGAATCTGTTGTTCCTGGCCTTCGCGCTGGCCTTCGCGATCAAGGTGCCGATGTTCCCGTTCCACACCTGGCTGCCCGACGCCCACGTGGAGGCGCCGACCGCGGGCAGCGTGATCCTGGCCGGCGTGCTCCTGAAGATGGGCACCTACGGCTTCCTGCGCTTCTGCCTGCCCCTGTTCCCGACCGCGAGCCTGCACTACGCGCCGCTGATCTTCGCGCTCTCGGTCATCGGCATCATCTACGGGGCGTGGGTCTCGACGGTGCAGGCCGACATCAAGAAGCTGGTGGCCTACTCGAGCGTGAGCCACCTGGGCTTCGTGGTGCTCGGGCTCTTCACCCTCACCCCGCAGGGCCTGGTCGGCGGCCTCATCCAGATGGTGAACCACGGGCTCAGCACCGGCGCGCTCTTCCTCATGGTCGGCATGATCTACGAGCGCCGGCACACCCGCCTCATCGCCGACTTCGGCGGGCTGTGGAGCGTGATCCCGGCCTTCAGCGCGATCTTCCTGATCGTGTGCCTGTCCTCGCTCGGGCTGCCCGGGTTGAACGGGTTCGTGGGCGAGTTCCTGGTGCTGCTGGGCGCCTTCCAGGTGGACCGGCTCGCCGCGGTGCTGGGCACCAGCGGCATCATCTTCGCGGCGGTGTACCTCTTGTGGATGTACCAGCGGGTGTGCTTCGGCCCGGTGGCCTCCGAGGCCAACCGGCGGCTCCGGGACCTGACCCCGCGCGAGTGGGCGGTGCTGCTGCCGGTGCTGCTCTTCATCTTCTGGATCGGGGTGTACCCGACCACCTTCACCGCCATGACCGAGCCGAGCGTGCAGGCGCTGATCACGCAGGTCCAGAGCAAGGCGCAGGCGACCGCCGCGATGGTGGCGCCGCGGTGA
- a CDS encoding NADH-quinone oxidoreductase subunit N — protein sequence MNPPLVLPVVDLRPILPMLVLAATAAVVLLLDLVPPRDRKEHLGFVSALGVVATLVVTFWMVFATGGAELRGFRGMVVLDSYALFFNVVIGYAAGLVLLLSMDYIRREGQESGEFYILVLLSALGMMLMAAAGDLIIVFLGLETMSIALYVLAGFFRTRIEAGEASMKYFLVGAFASGFFLYGIALIFGATGTTNLDRIANAVAAGAGKDPMLVIGLGLLLVGFGFKISSVPFHMWAPDVYEGAPTSITAFIATGSKAAAFAALLRVLLTAVRQIPLDWVMLLWVMSAVTMTVGNVVALAQQNFKRMLAYSSIAHVGYMLVGVVAGGALGNGSVLFYMLAYTFTTAGAFGVIVLLERAGQEAVKIDDFGGLAARHPLLALALSIFLLSLIGIPPTAGFVGKFYLFGAAVKSGYVWLAVIGVLNSAVAAYYYLRLIVYMYMREPQGAPTVLAPSLSGALALMVALWGVVQLGVAPGPLFDLAQAAVVPLLR from the coding sequence GTGAACCCCCCGCTCGTCCTGCCCGTCGTCGACCTGCGGCCGATCCTGCCGATGCTGGTCCTGGCCGCCACCGCGGCCGTCGTGCTGCTGCTCGACCTGGTGCCGCCGCGCGACCGCAAGGAGCACCTCGGCTTCGTCAGCGCGCTCGGAGTGGTGGCCACGCTGGTCGTCACCTTCTGGATGGTGTTCGCCACCGGCGGCGCCGAGCTGCGCGGCTTCCGGGGCATGGTGGTGCTGGATTCGTACGCCCTCTTCTTCAACGTCGTGATCGGCTACGCGGCGGGCCTGGTGCTCCTGCTCTCGATGGACTACATCCGGCGCGAGGGCCAGGAGTCGGGCGAGTTCTACATCCTGGTGCTGCTCTCCGCGCTCGGGATGATGCTGATGGCCGCGGCGGGCGACCTGATCATCGTGTTCCTCGGGCTCGAGACCATGTCGATCGCCCTCTACGTGCTGGCCGGCTTCTTCCGCACTCGCATCGAGGCGGGCGAGGCCTCGATGAAGTACTTCCTGGTCGGGGCCTTCGCCTCCGGCTTCTTCCTGTACGGCATCGCCCTGATCTTCGGCGCCACCGGCACCACCAACCTCGACCGCATCGCCAACGCGGTCGCCGCGGGGGCCGGCAAGGATCCGATGCTGGTCATCGGTCTCGGGCTCCTGCTGGTGGGTTTCGGCTTCAAGATCTCCTCGGTGCCCTTCCACATGTGGGCCCCCGACGTGTACGAGGGCGCCCCGACCTCGATCACCGCCTTCATCGCCACCGGGTCCAAGGCGGCCGCCTTCGCCGCGCTGCTGCGGGTGCTGCTCACCGCGGTGCGGCAGATTCCGCTGGACTGGGTGATGCTGCTGTGGGTGATGTCCGCGGTCACCATGACGGTGGGCAACGTGGTGGCGCTGGCCCAGCAGAACTTCAAGCGCATGCTGGCCTACTCCTCGATCGCCCACGTGGGCTACATGCTGGTCGGGGTGGTGGCGGGCGGCGCGCTCGGCAACGGCAGCGTGCTCTTCTACATGCTCGCCTACACCTTCACCACCGCGGGCGCCTTCGGGGTGATCGTGCTGCTGGAGCGGGCCGGGCAGGAGGCGGTGAAGATCGACGACTTCGGCGGCCTCGCCGCGCGGCATCCGCTGCTGGCCCTGGCCCTGTCCATCTTCCTGCTCTCGCTGATCGGCATCCCACCCACCGCCGGCTTCGTGGGGAAGTTCTACCTGTTCGGCGCCGCGGTGAAGTCGGGCTACGTGTGGCTGGCCGTGATCGGCGTGCTGAACTCCGCGGTCGCCGCGTACTACTATCTGCGCCTCATCGTCTACATGTACATGCGCGAGCCCCAGGGCGCGCCCACGGTGCTGGCCCCGTCGCTGTCGGGGGCGCTCGCCCTGATGGTCGCGCTGTGGGGCGTGGTGCAGCTCGGCGTCGCGCCCGGCCCGCTGTTCGATCTGGCCCAGGCCGCCGTCGTTCCGCTGCTCAGATAG